A genomic stretch from Deinococcus ruber includes:
- a CDS encoding DUF4388 domain-containing protein codes for MLHADLTEFAFPAVLQMLLQGGCSGRVRVVGQREAEVWLRQGQVVQAGAMGRTGPQALELLGLINGGELNFEPGMDAPAPDLNTGRDSVLRQLMVDAGAWEPLLVIFSDWSMWPRFTPRWNPQQPVTRRQYRALSLVGTMSLEDMIRRSDLGARELLTLLEPFRQAGLIELVAPPNSSVTPR; via the coding sequence ATGCTTCATGCCGATCTGACGGAGTTTGCCTTTCCAGCAGTGTTACAGATGTTGCTTCAGGGTGGATGCAGCGGGCGTGTGCGGGTAGTGGGTCAACGAGAAGCGGAAGTGTGGCTGCGTCAGGGGCAGGTGGTGCAGGCGGGTGCGATGGGGCGCACCGGGCCACAGGCATTGGAACTGCTGGGCCTAATCAACGGCGGCGAGCTGAACTTTGAACCCGGCATGGACGCGCCCGCGCCCGATCTGAACACCGGACGCGACTCGGTGCTGCGGCAATTGATGGTCGACGCCGGAGCCTGGGAACCGCTGCTGGTGATCTTCTCGGACTGGAGCATGTGGCCGCGCTTCACGCCGCGCTGGAATCCCCAGCAGCCGGTTACGCGCCGCCAGTACCGGGCGTTGTCGCTGGTCGGTACCATGAGCCTGGAAGATATGATCCGCCGCTCCGACCTGGGCGCACGCGAACTGCTGACGCTGCTGGAACCGTTTCGGCAGGCGGGCCTGATCGAACTGGTCGCTCCGCCCAACAGCTCGGTAACGCCGCGCTAA
- a CDS encoding peptidylprolyl isomerase, with amino-acid sequence MNRTVAIRVLLGLFAVLLIVALVFNFLPALSNLNSSASSGTPALKVNGETVTSQELDKIRTQNPVLGSASTGVLGDDFKTLIVDQQVLQVLLRQAAKDEKVDRSVVNDQVTQIRKQNNLTDNAAWTNALKSQGYGSDSAFREYVRSQLAIQAKAKAIQAAAPKPTDEQLKLYYALNSASLLNDPKIVARAIVVADKAKADALLKQAQGGADFAQLASANSLENKDRGGALGPVENGTPRPVAQVALPTEVGAAAFAKTTGGLTDVVASGGKFYIVKVEKFIPAAPKTFEEAKSTITDAVTTQLKNEAIESWLDGLKQNVKIETVDPTWKFSNPTVAVVNGQNVPYAEAVSSMIANQQFSALLQQAPADQAAPLVNSFLKPTIVQQLIQQYAAPIIVKNQKIALAGTRAELLAGLNAYGARDVKVSDADVLAFYNSNQAQFKNPAKATVSEAVFKDKQQALAFRQDFKSGDFTAAASKAGATVSERGAVTEGDQKLNTALDKAVFATTRLQSAGEGSLSDVVENSGKFSVAYVTDLVKASVKPLASVQDTIRTQLLAQKKSAAGTAFVTAQLKTIKTQDLLSKVLADQTKRVAVVKPTTPGSTPATPAPVTPSTTPSTPANK; translated from the coding sequence GTGAACCGTACCGTCGCCATTCGCGTCCTGTTAGGACTTTTCGCTGTTTTGCTGATCGTCGCTCTGGTCTTTAATTTCCTACCAGCCCTGAGCAACCTCAACAGCAGCGCCTCTTCAGGCACGCCCGCCCTGAAGGTCAACGGCGAGACCGTGACCTCACAGGAACTCGACAAGATCCGTACCCAGAACCCCGTGCTGGGCAGCGCCAGTACCGGCGTACTGGGCGACGACTTCAAGACGCTCATCGTCGATCAGCAGGTGCTTCAGGTGCTGCTGCGTCAGGCCGCCAAAGACGAGAAGGTCGACCGCTCGGTGGTGAACGATCAGGTCACGCAGATTCGCAAGCAGAACAACCTGACCGACAACGCCGCCTGGACGAACGCCCTGAAATCGCAGGGCTACGGCAGCGATTCGGCGTTCCGTGAGTACGTGCGCTCTCAGCTCGCCATTCAGGCCAAGGCCAAGGCGATCCAGGCCGCTGCTCCCAAGCCCACCGACGAGCAGCTCAAGCTGTACTACGCCCTAAACTCGGCGTCGCTGCTGAACGATCCCAAGATCGTGGCGCGGGCCATCGTGGTGGCCGACAAGGCCAAAGCCGACGCGCTGCTGAAGCAGGCGCAGGGTGGAGCCGACTTCGCGCAGCTCGCCAGCGCCAACAGCCTGGAAAACAAAGACCGGGGCGGCGCACTCGGCCCCGTCGAGAACGGTACGCCCCGTCCGGTGGCGCAGGTGGCATTGCCGACCGAGGTGGGCGCGGCAGCCTTCGCCAAGACCACGGGCGGCCTGACCGACGTGGTGGCCAGCGGCGGCAAGTTCTACATCGTCAAGGTCGAGAAGTTCATTCCCGCTGCGCCCAAGACCTTTGAAGAGGCCAAATCGACCATTACCGACGCCGTGACCACCCAGCTGAAGAACGAGGCCATCGAAAGCTGGCTGGACGGTCTGAAGCAGAACGTCAAGATCGAGACGGTCGATCCGACGTGGAAGTTCAGCAACCCGACGGTGGCCGTGGTGAACGGTCAGAACGTGCCCTACGCCGAAGCCGTGTCGAGCATGATCGCCAACCAGCAGTTCAGCGCCCTGCTGCAACAAGCTCCTGCCGATCAGGCCGCGCCGCTGGTCAACAGCTTCCTGAAGCCCACCATCGTGCAGCAGCTCATCCAGCAGTACGCCGCGCCGATCATCGTGAAGAACCAGAAGATCGCGCTGGCAGGTACCCGCGCCGAGCTGCTGGCGGGCCTGAACGCCTACGGTGCTCGTGACGTGAAGGTCAGCGACGCCGACGTTCTGGCGTTCTATAACAGCAATCAGGCGCAGTTCAAGAACCCTGCCAAGGCCACCGTGTCGGAAGCGGTATTCAAAGACAAGCAGCAGGCACTGGCCTTCCGTCAGGATTTCAAGAGCGGCGACTTCACCGCTGCCGCCAGCAAGGCCGGGGCCACCGTCTCGGAGCGCGGCGCAGTCACCGAAGGCGACCAGAAGCTCAACACCGCGCTCGATAAAGCCGTCTTTGCCACCACCCGCCTTCAGAGCGCCGGAGAGGGCAGCCTGAGCGACGTGGTCGAGAACAGCGGTAAGTTCTCGGTGGCCTACGTCACCGATCTGGTCAAAGCGAGCGTGAAGCCACTCGCCAGCGTGCAGGACACCATCCGCACGCAGCTGCTGGCACAGAAGAAGTCGGCAGCGGGCACGGCGTTCGTAACCGCCCAGCTCAAGACCATCAAGACCCAGGATCTGCTGAGCAAGGTGCTGGCCGACCAGACCAAGCGCGTGGCCGTGGTCAAGCCGACCACGCCGGGCAGCACGCCCGCCACCCCTGCCCCGGTAACGCCTTCCACCACACCCAGCACACCCGCCAACAAATAA